The window TTTCTGAatgttaccccccccccccccccccccgcatttACCTCTACCTGTGCCACATACATTAATTCTGTTGTCAACACGTACTGCTCATGATAACTCTGCTAAACCCACCCTTTTTACTTCCAGCAAGCAAAGCCCTGTCAGAACAAGTCACTTCACTTCTATTCAGACCACACTTACCAGAACCACACCACCAGCTGCGCGTTCCTATACTGCATCTTCACCACAGCGCCATCATTATCAAAGGTATTAGTTGTGATTCACTATTGTATGAAGTGCCatttcttgatgatgatgatgatgatgatccagCCTAATTACGCTAATGCAACCAATGCCGCACTCCCCTCGTATTTGTTGGGTTTTCCCCCAAACTACTGCTTTGTTACAATTAACACTCCACTGAAATTGACGCCCTGCCTTCATGGCCAACCAATCCTCTAAATCATTGATAATAACAGTGATACAAAACTTATTTTCACCCTTGTTTTCACTTCAGTCCATACAGTCCTCTCGCATGTTCACCATCACCAGGACGTAGCAGTGTTGCATATCCATACAGTCCTCTCAAATGTTCACCATCATCTGGACGTAGCAGTGTCGCGTCTTCAACGCAAAGCAGCATTTCTCATGCGTAAGTTCTGCCTCACAACAATTAGTACTATTATTACAACACTATCATCACCTTTTCAATCATGCTACAACTAAAACAAGCTTGCACaattttaaaatgaatgtgACTGGATGTTTTTCCTAGAGTTTAGTTACAAAACATTTTCTTCACGACAACAATTAATTTCTTTCTCATTTGTTAATACTTTCCCTCAACTTTCAGCATATCTACCCCTACTAAGACAACACCACCACCGCTAGGGCGAGGCAAAGTTGCTCTCTCACCACAAGGCAGTGATTCAAACGCGTAAGTTTTCTATACAATCCCCATTTAGTGAAGAATGGCATCTACcttgtacatgtgcatgcactGTTGACAAAGGTGATGTTTTATATTGACAGTAATCCTACGGCAACAGCACAACTCTGCATTACACTTGTCCTTCACATCAAAAGATACTGCAATTAACTTCACAATCAACCTTTGATATTTGTACCCCAACACTGCAGAGACAGCACATCTCCTATTAGGACACCTAGGCTATGTACCAAAGAACAATGCATATACATCGTCTCTTACAGTgcttcattttatttcagtacaTCAGATGATGCTTGGCAAGACGCCATCTTCTCCGGACTCTACCATCTCACACAACACAACGTGGAGGTCGGTTCAGCGGGCGTGAGGCGTGGTGTTCGTCTCGCAAAAACAAACCTCGCCAAGGTAACATTTCATCACAACAAAGAGATAGATTCACTCAAACAGGCTCTTGCAGAGGTTAAAGGCCAAGTTGTCAAGTATCAACAAATGGAAAACCACACCCATGTTAAACTCATGGCTGCTAACAAAAGCATCAGTACCCTGCAAACATAAGTCGCAACTTTAAAGGAGGAAAATGAAGAACTCAATGATCAACTGCTTGCTCATTTCGATGCCCCCGCAACACTAGTTGACAACAATAGCCCTTCTTCAGATGAGACCAAAGCTGTTGACAACAAAGAGCTGCAAGACGAAATCTGACATTTTTCTGTGCAATCAACAATTTTGTCTCTACAAAATGTCTGGCTTAGACCAACATATCAATACTGTATTTCATCTCAAAATGTACTTTCATAGTACCGTAGTCATATCAAACTCAAATATACTGCTGAATTGGTAACTTCTAGTCTTATTAAACTTTTAACAGGAAGAGCTGACTGCCAATGCATTCTAGTCACAGCAAACTTCAACACTCACCGCTGCACAAAGCTTAAACACTGAAAACAGCTGAATATCATTATATTCTGGTTGACACGTTGCAATAATTGACAATATCCATTTTAAAATCACAAGCACCGTTTCCACTGCCATTGTATCAAAAGCCTGCCCAACATATTCAGCACAATTATTTTTtctaataaagaaatatattataTAGTACTCATACGTCTTGTTTCTCTTCTTGCAGTAACAATGGCTCAAGGGAAAAGAGGCTCAGGCAAAAGCCCTCGTAAAAAAAAGGAACAATGTCGTCTACGTATGCGTTTAGTACGTATGAAGGAGCCAGGCAAACCAATCAACCACAGAACGCTACTGCTGCTTTCCCTGCGCCCCTTTTAACAAACTACTTCACTGACTTTAACTCCAAACAAGCGGCCCACCTGCAAAACAGTTGTACTGGGCCAACACCCAGTACATCAACAGCCAGGACGTCGCAAAAACGCAAATGTTCTAGTACGGCAACAACAGACTACTCAAAATACTATCCGAATCAAAATGCAAGCAAACGTGGACGCTACTTGCATGATTCAGACTATGCTACAAGGAAGAAAAAACAATCAAAAAGGAACACTAGTACTACCAAACCTCAAGTAGACACTTCAATTGTGACTGCCCTTAATATACTAGTATTAAGGACGAAAATGACGGAAGGACCAGTGTTCACATGTGTCTCATGCAATAGGTTACTGTTCAAAAAACAAACTCGCCATTTTAACCCCGAAAACTATCTTTCCCCACCCACACAAACTAGTCATGCCAACCCACAACCATCAATATGCCACTGCTGTCACAATCACCTCAAAAACAAGAATACCCCACCACAAGCTCTAACAAATAATTTGGCACTAACACCAATACCAACTCCACTAAAAACACTGAATTCACTGGAAAAGCATctcatttcaaaaataatacCATTCATGAAAATTCACAGCCTGCCTTCCGGTTCCCAAAAAGGTATACACGGCCCTGTGGTCTGTGTACCCTCAGATGTTGACACTACCGCACAAATATTGCCCCGCCTACCGACAAATGAACACCTCGTCAAACTGAAACTAAAACGTAAACTTCAGTACAAGGGCCACCATTTGTACCAGTATGCCTCCCCTGACAAAATGCATACAGCCTTGCAATACCTAAAACAACACAATCACCTTTACAGTGATGTGACGTTGGCCCCCATTCCAGAGGAACCACTTGGCCACGAAGAACACCTCAATCCAACAGCATCAACTTCAGCAACACCTATCGAGAGACCAACAGGTTCTGCCCCACAGCCAATGCCGTCTCATCCTAGCGACAACTCGCACAACGATAATGCTGAAATCAATCCCAACCCAACAGAACAAGTGCCAGATGACAACACAAACATGCTATTCCAGACTTCCCTACAGCCAGCAAATATTGGACAACACTACCTTGACACTACAGATACAAATGTATACTGCCTCGCACCAGGGGAAAAGCATAGTCCTATTGGGCTTTTCACACATCCCCACTGTGAAGAACAAGCATTTCCAGTTCAATTCCCTGATGGAAAATTTGGCTTTACGCATAACCGTGACACCAAGCTACCACTCTCAAGGTATTTCAACTCCAGATTGTTCAATGCAGACACACGCTTTGCCCAAGACCAAAACTTCATCTTTTACGCACAATACATGACTGAAATACACGCAATACAGTCGAACATCTCCATTGCAGTGAGGAAGGGAACCTCAACTACAACCGACGGCCACATTATTACTGCAGATGATTTGATTGATCGCAACTCCCTAAAAGACCTTATCAAGCAAAAGGAAGGTTACCGTTTCCTGCAGCCAGTCCGAGGCACACCTCCATACTGGGAGAGAACCCTGAAAGAACTACTTGCTATGATCCAACAGTTGGGCATCCCAACATGGTTTTGCAGCTTTTCTGCTGCTGACAGACGATGGCCAGAAATTGTCAACACCATTCTCCGCCAACAAGGCAAAACAGTCCCAGAAAACATTTCTTGGAAACAACACCAAGAAATAATTGCCAGTAATCCAGTAACAGCAGCGCGCATGTTTGAATATAGAGCCGAAACCTTCATCAAAGACGTGATACTCAGTTCAGCAGAACCCATTGGCAAAATCACAAATCACTTTTACAGGACAGAATTCCAGCAGCACGGCTGGCCTCACCTACACTGCATCTTCTGGTGTGAAGGCGCTCCACTCTTGGACAAAAACACTGACCAGGACATCCGCACCTTTATCGACATGTACACTACATGTCATATGCCAAATCAACAACTTGATGAGGAACTTTTTAACATAGTCAGCAAGGTCCAAATGCACAGCCCTGGCCATTCAGAAACCTGTCGCAAAGGAAACAAAGTGTGCCGATTTAACTTCCCTCGCCCACTATCAAGTATCACTTTCATTGCCCGACCCAAGTCAAGTGACGAAATCACAGAACACGACAAGCAAGTTGCAAGAGAAAACATCACCAAGGTTCGCGCAGTCATACAGTCAGGAAGCTGGGGAACTTCAGTCTTTGAAGATGCAGGCGTTTCAGAAGACACTTTCCAGGACAGCATAGCTACGTTATCAAAAAGGAACACCGTCGTGCTGAAAAGGCAACCACAAGATTGCTGGGTAAACCCCTACAACGAAGATTTACTGCGAGCCTGGAATGCAAACATGGACATACAATTCATATTGGATGCATACAGCTGCGTGATGTACATAGTCTCATACATCAGCAAAGCTGAACGCGAACTAGGCAACCTTCTAAAACAGGCTGAAAAAGAGTGCAAAGAAAATAACTTGGATGTagcaaaagaaatgaaacaacTAGGAAATGTTTACGTCACACACCGTGAAATAAGCGTCCTAGAGGCAGTTTACCGCGCTACCAGCATGCCCCTGAAGTCCTGCACAACTGATGTCGTCTTCATCCCCACAGACAAGGACAACACGCGCATAACACTACCACTCCAAGTTATCCAAAACAACAGAAATGACCAGAACAACCAGGTCTGGACCAAAAACATTTTGGATCGCTACATAGCACGCCCAGACAATGACATGTTCACCAACATGAACTTAGCCGACTTTGCAGCAAACTACCGTCAAACTACTATATCCAAAAAACAAAATGTAGATGATGACAACAATCACCAACAGGACAATAACAACCTGGAACAAGACAACAATATACCTACTGAACAACCAAAATACCAACTGCAAAACAACATGGGCTACATCCAGCAGCGCTCAAAGAAAGCAGTTATTCGCTTCCCCAAGTTTAGTGTCGAAAAACAGGCCAAGAAGTTCTACGAAAACCTTCTACGCTTGTACCTGCCGCATCGTTCTGATGAAGACCTCATGCCACCACCACATGCAACTTACGTAGATTACTACACCACCGGCACAACAGCTGATGAGGAAGTGCAAACCTTTGTACGACGCCAACAACAAGTGTATGAAGCACACAAGTTCGCAGTAGAGGCAGCACTTGAAGTCCTACAAGACAACCCAGATCAAGACGATGCTTGGGCAGAAATAGCCCCTGTAAGTGAACAACAACGCCATGATGATGAAAACCACCAACTCCAAGAAGACGAAGTCGAACTACCACCAGAAAACACCACACCCGATCTAAACTGCACATCAGCAAATCATCCTCTCACAGAGTCCGACACTCATGCTAGTACAACCTACACTATCGAAACAACCAACCAACCTCACCGCGATATCAAGCAAATGATCCACAACCTCAACCCAAAACAGCGCCAGTTCTTCAACTACATCAGTTGGTGGTGAGCCAACCGTGCCAATAACCCAGATTTCCCACCATTCCACTTCTTCCTCACTGGCGGAGCTGGCACTGGCAAATCTCACCTCATTAACTGTATCACGCATGAGGCCAACAGACAATTCAAAAAAGGATCACAAGACCCTTCAGACATGAAGGTACTAGTACTGGCAAGCACAGGACCAGCTGCAAAAAACATCGATGCCCAAACAACCCATTCAGGCTTGTCGATACCAAAGTCTCTGACACTCCCATACAAATCCATGAGTGAAAAGAACATGACACCGTTACGCTTGAAGCTAGAGAATGTTCAATTGGT is drawn from Lineus longissimus chromosome 1, tnLinLong1.2, whole genome shotgun sequence and contains these coding sequences:
- the LOC135498969 gene encoding uncharacterized protein LOC135498969 isoform X2, coding for MPGQNKRQSTRSSLFTESEDVAYEKVLKKAKEVNVKEKQDHRQSQARQVIAKEQTPSTRTSFESTETYPYSPLACSPSPGRSSVAYPYSPLKCSPSSGRSSVASSTQSSISHAISTPTKTTPPPLGRGKVALSPQGSDSNATSDDAWQDAIFSGLYHLTQHNVEVGSAGVRRGVRLAKTNLAKVTFHHNKEIDSLKQALAEVKGQVVKYQQMENHTHVKLMAANKSISTLQT
- the LOC135498969 gene encoding uncharacterized protein LOC135498969 isoform X3; this encodes MPGQNKRQSTRSSLFTESEDVAYEKVLKKAKEVNVKEKQDHRQSQARQVIAKEQTPSTRTSFESTETYKQSPVRTSHFTSIQTTLTRTTPPAARSYTASSPQRHHYQSPYSPLACSPSPGRSSVAYPYSPLKCSPSSGRSSVASSTQSSISHAISTPTKTTPPPLGRGKVALSPQGSDSNATSDDAWQDAIFSGLYHLTQHNVEVGSAGVRRGVRLAKTNLAK
- the LOC135498969 gene encoding uncharacterized protein LOC135498969 isoform X1, coding for MPGQNKRQSTRSSLFTESEDVAYEKVLKKAKEVNVKEKQDHRQSQARQVIAKEQTPSTRTSFESTETYKQSPVRTSHFTSIQTTLTRTTPPAARSYTASSPQRHHYQSPYSPLACSPSPGRSSVAYPYSPLKCSPSSGRSSVASSTQSSISHAISTPTKTTPPPLGRGKVALSPQGSDSNATSDDAWQDAIFSGLYHLTQHNVEVGSAGVRRGVRLAKTNLAKVTFHHNKEIDSLKQALAEVKGQVVKYQQMENHTHVKLMAANKSISTLQT